The bacterium genome includes a region encoding these proteins:
- a CDS encoding TlpA family protein disulfide reductase encodes MKYACLAIIALLMALSASSASAAKRDFLTTVGEPIPQFKAETVAGDDFVSRAGAQATLIHVFACESDHCKDSLKALEEFLWVPLQEKGLRVVGVARDATPDEARQYAADYGLTFPIVPDPDRTIAELFAEDGVGVPRTIILDSAGNVVYQHAGFRTGREAEFRLVAESVLAGEGIPESLTKSKRLAASGEDQYARDMIGEKAPELIVETWVNKPPEDVEGKFILMEFWATWCGPCVASMPHLEELSKSHKDSLVIYSVSDEPLDRVKPFVEKKGFTYPIGIDERARTKSELEITAIPQAFLVNPEGIVVWQGHPMTLAQDGVLDDLLAGKTPQE; translated from the coding sequence ATGAAATATGCCTGTCTCGCTATTATCGCGTTGTTGATGGCGCTCTCCGCCTCCAGCGCCAGCGCCGCGAAGCGCGATTTCCTGACAACGGTCGGGGAACCCATTCCGCAATTTAAGGCCGAGACGGTTGCGGGCGATGACTTCGTCAGTCGCGCCGGGGCCCAGGCGACACTGATCCATGTGTTCGCCTGCGAGAGCGACCACTGCAAAGACTCGCTGAAAGCGCTGGAGGAATTCCTGTGGGTGCCGTTGCAGGAGAAAGGCCTCCGCGTCGTCGGCGTTGCGCGCGATGCCACGCCGGATGAGGCTCGCCAATACGCGGCCGATTATGGTCTGACATTCCCAATCGTCCCTGACCCGGATCGGACAATTGCGGAGCTGTTCGCAGAAGACGGCGTCGGAGTCCCGCGCACGATCATTTTGGATTCGGCGGGTAATGTCGTCTACCAGCACGCGGGCTTTCGCACTGGCCGCGAAGCCGAATTCCGCCTTGTCGCCGAAAGCGTCCTGGCGGGCGAGGGAATTCCCGAATCGCTGACAAAGAGCAAGCGCCTCGCCGCGTCGGGCGAAGATCAATACGCGCGAGATATGATCGGCGAGAAGGCCCCGGAACTCATTGTCGAAACCTGGGTGAACAAGCCGCCGGAAGATGTCGAAGGCAAATTCATCCTGATGGAATTCTGGGCGACGTGGTGCGGGCCGTGCGTCGCCTCGATGCCGCACCTCGAGGAACTCTCGAAGTCCCACAAAGACAGTCTGGTGATCTACTCGGTCTCGGACGAGCCACTCGACAGGGTGAAGCCGTTCGTCGAAAAGAAGGGCTTCACGTATCCGATCGGCATCGACGAACGCGCGCGGACAAAATCCGAACTGGAAATCACGGCAATCCCGCAGGCCTTCCTCGTGAATCCCGAGGGCATTGTTGTCTGGCAGGGCCATCCGATGACGCTGGCGCAGGATGGTGTGCTTGACGATTTGCTGGCGGGGAAAACGCCGCAGGAATAG
- a CDS encoding tetratricopeptide repeat protein, whose translation MSTFDPEAQGHDPELEEVLSGLNRSVFMRESQQAARAYERLLSIRPGFALSGPLQYDLARLLELGNEARLALHAYEQIIANNPEHQAYNPSLKGAGHLAHRLRQYHKCRMYLERFLESDPITPERRDAEEILQRLPDGKGVPSKKKRDFASASTERGVRDVEGVLRESDDPSGDSVIAFDSGPEEPAPKKAPAAPPAARPHAQTDFFGTPDTEREGDDDTSRPEKAEAPSLFEFKPEDTWQPSADPYGETPPLSITSRRLGSPNPSSPNAVKRDDFEKEEEPEPKETAPLPARTPMPLNLRDADAPETPEQRYYRLRSSQFALILPSGKRIHLDVVADMLQEIEGITEEEAKKAVIVRKGVIMDALTLDDLVEVWPKIKGYRQKMEFVAVDRALRPYERFDVLGMEILDPGLKLTTNKGIKKARWEDVQLISTARLNRKPTIDLFSNLPCKHYRLYSETFNFRTTGIEPPSDKNMAYRELLDTISFRCPNAIRSHTVENFLTGRNMKPQKFPNDAEFDQYNLWLLFAHHAEPVDADELCRMAAATSDW comes from the coding sequence ATGAGCACGTTCGATCCCGAAGCCCAGGGACACGATCCCGAGTTGGAGGAAGTCCTCTCGGGCCTGAATCGGTCGGTTTTCATGCGCGAAAGCCAGCAGGCCGCGCGTGCCTACGAGCGACTGTTGTCTATCCGGCCGGGATTTGCCCTCAGCGGGCCGCTGCAATACGACCTCGCGCGGCTTCTCGAACTGGGCAACGAGGCCCGCCTGGCCCTGCACGCCTACGAGCAGATCATCGCCAACAACCCCGAGCACCAGGCCTACAACCCGAGCCTGAAGGGCGCGGGGCACCTGGCCCATCGCCTGCGCCAGTATCACAAGTGCCGGATGTACCTGGAGCGCTTCCTGGAGAGCGATCCGATTACCCCGGAACGTCGCGACGCCGAGGAGATTCTGCAGCGGTTGCCCGACGGTAAGGGCGTTCCGTCCAAGAAGAAGCGCGATTTTGCCTCCGCGTCGACCGAGCGTGGCGTACGCGACGTCGAAGGCGTCTTGCGCGAGTCGGACGATCCCAGCGGCGATTCCGTGATCGCGTTCGACTCCGGGCCCGAGGAGCCGGCGCCCAAGAAAGCCCCGGCCGCTCCGCCGGCCGCGCGGCCGCACGCCCAGACAGATTTCTTTGGAACTCCGGACACCGAACGGGAAGGCGACGACGATACGAGCCGACCGGAGAAGGCCGAGGCGCCGAGCCTGTTCGAGTTCAAACCGGAAGATACCTGGCAGCCTTCTGCCGATCCCTACGGCGAGACGCCGCCGCTCTCGATCACATCGCGTCGGCTGGGATCGCCGAATCCCTCTTCGCCCAATGCCGTCAAACGGGATGATTTCGAAAAGGAAGAAGAGCCGGAGCCGAAGGAAACTGCGCCGCTGCCTGCTCGGACGCCGATGCCGCTGAACCTGCGGGACGCGGATGCGCCGGAGACTCCAGAGCAGCGCTACTACCGCCTGCGAAGTTCGCAGTTCGCGCTGATCCTGCCGTCGGGCAAGCGCATCCATCTCGATGTCGTCGCGGACATGCTGCAGGAAATCGAAGGCATCACAGAGGAGGAAGCGAAGAAGGCCGTCATCGTGCGCAAGGGCGTGATCATGGATGCCTTGACGCTGGACGACCTCGTGGAGGTCTGGCCGAAGATCAAGGGCTATCGCCAGAAGATGGAATTCGTCGCCGTGGATCGCGCGCTGCGGCCGTACGAGCGCTTCGATGTGCTCGGGATGGAGATTCTGGATCCGGGTCTGAAGCTGACAACCAACAAGGGCATCAAGAAGGCCCGCTGGGAAGACGTGCAGTTGATCAGCACCGCGCGTTTGAACCGCAAGCCAACGATCGATCTCTTCTCAAACCTGCCGTGCAAGCACTACAGGCTTTACTCGGAGACGTTCAACTTCCGCACGACCGGAATCGAACCGCCGTCCGACAAGAACATGGCCTATCGCGAATTGCTCGACACGATTTCGTTCCGCTGTCCGAACGCGATTCGTTCACACACCGTGGAGAACTTCCTGACCGGCCGGAACATGAAGCCGCAGAAATTCCCCAACGATGCGGAGTTCGATCAGTACAACCTGTGGCTGCTCTTCGCGCATCATGCAGAGCCGGTCGATGCGGACGAACTCTGTCGCATGGCCGCCGCAACGTCGGACTGGTAG
- the ugpC gene encoding sn-glycerol-3-phosphate ABC transporter ATP-binding protein UgpC, whose product MASVTLTNVSKVYPGNVKAVDNVNLEIQDKEFLVLVGPSGCGKSTTLRMVAGLEEISEGEIRIGDRVVNDVPPKDRDIAMVFQNYALYPHMTVYKNMAFGLKLRRFPKAEIDKRVRDASKILGIENLLERKPKALSGGQRQRVAVGRAIVRKPQVFLFDEPLSNLDAKLRVQMRVEISKLHARLQSTMIYVTHDQVEAMTMGDRIVVMKDGIIQQVADPIQLYDHPTNKFVAGFIGTPPMNFMDGELLEEDGKLKFKEESFTIDIPEEKAAMLREKNVPKGPMTMGVRPEDFHAPDEAPANSPVAEIQARIEIIEPMGSELYLYLTTGRSPFVARVGPHVEAEIDEMRPLFINMSKVHFFHPETEETLT is encoded by the coding sequence ATGGCATCAGTTACCCTGACGAACGTTTCGAAGGTCTATCCCGGCAACGTGAAGGCCGTGGATAACGTTAACCTGGAAATCCAGGACAAGGAATTCCTCGTTCTGGTCGGCCCCTCCGGCTGCGGTAAGTCCACCACCCTGCGAATGGTGGCCGGACTGGAAGAAATCAGCGAAGGCGAGATCCGCATCGGCGACCGCGTCGTGAACGACGTTCCGCCCAAGGACCGCGATATCGCGATGGTCTTCCAGAATTACGCCCTCTACCCGCACATGACCGTTTACAAGAACATGGCTTTTGGTCTGAAGCTGCGGCGTTTCCCGAAGGCGGAGATCGACAAGCGCGTGCGCGACGCCAGCAAGATTCTCGGTATCGAGAACCTGCTGGAACGTAAGCCGAAGGCCCTGTCCGGCGGCCAGCGCCAGCGCGTCGCCGTCGGCCGCGCGATCGTCCGCAAGCCTCAGGTGTTCCTCTTCGACGAGCCGCTCTCCAACCTGGACGCCAAGCTCCGCGTGCAGATGCGCGTCGAGATCAGCAAGCTTCACGCTCGCCTGCAGTCCACGATGATTTACGTGACCCACGACCAGGTCGAAGCCATGACCATGGGCGACCGCATCGTCGTTATGAAGGACGGCATCATCCAGCAGGTGGCCGACCCGATCCAGTTGTACGATCACCCGACGAACAAGTTCGTCGCCGGCTTCATTGGCACCCCGCCGATGAACTTTATGGACGGCGAACTGCTCGAGGAAGACGGCAAGCTGAAGTTCAAGGAAGAGAGCTTCACGATCGACATCCCCGAGGAAAAGGCAGCCATGCTGCGCGAGAAGAACGTGCCGAAGGGCCCGATGACCATGGGCGTGCGGCCGGAAGACTTCCACGCGCCCGACGAAGCGCCTGCCAACTCCCCGGTGGCCGAGATCCAGGCCCGCATCGAAATCATCGAGCCGATGGGCAGCGAACTCTACCTCTACCTGACCACTGGCCGCAGCCCGTTCGTCGCCCGCGTCGGCCCGCACGTCGAAGCCGAGATCGACGAGATGCGCCCGCTCTTCATCAACATGAGCAAGGTCCACTTCTTCCATCCGGAAACGGAAGAGACCCTGACCTGA
- a CDS encoding RidA family protein, with amino-acid sequence MSKIEEKLKDLGFELPVAAKPVAAYIPAIRVGNLVMTSGQLPTIDGELHHVGHVGGRVLPAERAARQAERACLNALAAVKGVIGDLDKIKQIVRVVVYVQCEADFHSQPVVANGASELLLQLFGEDRGRHVRSAVGTNALPLNSPVELELTVEVED; translated from the coding sequence ATGTCGAAGATCGAAGAGAAACTGAAAGATTTGGGTTTTGAGCTGCCCGTGGCGGCAAAGCCCGTGGCGGCCTACATCCCTGCCATCCGTGTTGGCAACCTCGTGATGACCAGCGGCCAACTGCCGACCATCGATGGCGAACTCCATCATGTCGGACACGTGGGTGGCCGAGTGCTGCCGGCCGAGCGGGCGGCTCGCCAGGCGGAACGCGCCTGCCTGAATGCACTGGCAGCAGTGAAGGGCGTGATCGGCGACCTGGACAAGATCAAGCAGATCGTCCGCGTCGTCGTGTACGTGCAGTGCGAAGCGGATTTTCATTCTCAGCCCGTTGTGGCGAACGGCGCGTCGGAACTGCTGCTGCAGTTGTTCGGCGAAGATCGCGGGCGGCACGTGCGATCCGCCGTGGGCACAAATGCGCTGCCCTTGAACTCGCCCGTGGAGCTGGAACTGACTGTCGAGGTAGAAGACTGA
- a CDS encoding polysaccharide export protein has product MAKRGLLIWLTILAAVVLTGCVRGPGSPYVGPPQGTVEPTERARLRKLVNDPELHFVRPDAYRIGPGDIISIRMVGKPELFGEKPSDTTGEFEISQSPLLTLPLVGPVAVHGKTAAELQSLLTERYTNYFVDPIIVVTIKYHHQNQVTIVGSVAEPGRYPLEPGDSLVDAIYKAGGLTFGGQTGGLAPAPQLILYRERIPQQESLVMEPEDLIRKLTQEDGRIRTHDEYHVPIADFLFRGTMEYNIPLRQNDIVYVVPAGSVNVLGRVDKPGVVFLGPSVRTINHVISARGGMRYGAASYVEIVRMDEDGNPTSYYVNARRTAKRSEPDFLVRDGDEIYVYTHPFRAVCEYLGKVLGATTKAGITATYNPVGGI; this is encoded by the coding sequence ATGGCGAAGCGCGGGCTGTTGATCTGGCTGACGATTCTAGCGGCGGTGGTTCTGACCGGTTGCGTGCGCGGACCGGGCAGTCCGTACGTCGGTCCGCCGCAGGGCACGGTCGAACCCACGGAGCGCGCTCGTCTGCGCAAGCTGGTCAATGACCCGGAACTTCATTTCGTTCGGCCGGACGCCTACCGCATTGGCCCGGGCGACATCATCAGCATCCGCATGGTTGGCAAGCCGGAGCTCTTCGGCGAGAAACCGTCCGATACGACGGGCGAGTTTGAGATTTCGCAAAGTCCGCTGCTAACTCTGCCCTTGGTCGGGCCGGTCGCCGTGCATGGCAAGACGGCCGCGGAACTGCAGAGCCTGCTGACCGAACGCTACACCAATTACTTCGTCGATCCGATCATCGTCGTGACGATCAAGTACCACCACCAGAACCAGGTCACGATCGTGGGCAGCGTCGCCGAGCCGGGGCGCTATCCATTGGAGCCCGGCGATTCGCTCGTCGACGCCATCTACAAAGCGGGCGGACTGACGTTCGGTGGACAGACCGGCGGCCTGGCGCCGGCGCCGCAGTTGATTCTCTATCGCGAGCGCATCCCGCAGCAGGAAAGCCTCGTGATGGAGCCTGAGGATCTGATTCGCAAACTGACGCAGGAAGACGGGCGCATTCGCACGCATGACGAATATCACGTGCCGATCGCCGACTTCCTGTTCCGTGGCACGATGGAGTACAACATTCCGCTGCGCCAGAACGACATTGTTTACGTCGTGCCGGCCGGCAGCGTGAACGTGCTCGGCCGTGTCGACAAGCCGGGCGTGGTATTTCTCGGTCCGTCGGTGCGAACGATCAACCACGTGATCAGCGCGCGCGGCGGCATGCGTTACGGCGCGGCGTCGTACGTGGAAATCGTGCGCATGGACGAGGATGGCAATCCGACGTCTTACTACGTGAATGCGCGCCGCACGGCAAAGCGCTCCGAACCCGATTTCCTCGTGCGCGACGGCGACGAGATCTACGTCTACACGCACCCGTTCCGCGCGGTGTGCGAGTATCTCGGCAAAGTCCTCGGGGCCACCACCAAGGCCGGCATCACAGCCACCTACAACCCGGTGGGCGGCATCTAG
- a CDS encoding prepilin-type N-terminal cleavage/methylation domain-containing protein, with protein sequence MQVQPRRAFTLIELLIVVAIIAILAAIAVPNFLEAQSRSKVSRCLADMRTLRTGIEAYAVDWNDYPQYGVLNANGTIQNPHISPSGAPSHKFLSECLTTPLAYVTHLLEDPFVLRSDAPQSDWQEFWARYFYTNLDQFEALMGPAAPPVIAQTRDEYGIWIQAGAGPDRDRLDLANDTAYDPTNGTISDGDIIASQRFARF encoded by the coding sequence ATGCAGGTTCAGCCACGGCGCGCGTTCACGCTCATCGAGCTTCTGATCGTCGTCGCCATCATCGCCATCCTGGCCGCCATCGCGGTCCCGAATTTCCTCGAAGCCCAATCGCGCTCGAAAGTCAGCCGCTGCCTGGCCGACATGCGAACGCTGCGCACAGGCATCGAAGCCTACGCCGTCGATTGGAACGACTATCCTCAGTATGGCGTCTTGAACGCAAACGGCACGATTCAGAATCCGCACATCTCGCCATCCGGCGCCCCGAGTCACAAGTTCCTTTCGGAATGCCTGACGACGCCGCTGGCGTACGTGACGCATTTGCTGGAAGACCCGTTCGTTCTCCGCAGCGACGCGCCGCAGTCAGACTGGCAGGAATTCTGGGCGCGTTACTTTTACACCAACCTGGATCAATTCGAAGCCCTCATGGGCCCCGCCGCGCCGCCCGTGATCGCGCAAACGCGCGACGAGTACGGAATCTGGATCCAGGCCGGCGCAGGCCCCGATCGCGATCGACTCGATCTGGCAAACGACACAGCGTACGATCCCACCAATGGGACAATCTCCGACGGCGATATCATCGCCAGCCAACGGTTCGCGCGGTTTTAG
- a CDS encoding hemolysin III family protein, which produces MKKTQAHPYSPREEIANSITHGIGVFLSIAGLATLVTLASLGGDPWRIVSFSIYGATLVVLYLCSTLYHSFKAPRVKAVFRVLDHISIFLLIAGSYTPFVLVELRGPWGWSIFGVVWGLALVGVILKVFHTGRYEAVSITIYILMGWLIVIALKPLLAAVPVGCFVWMLVGGLAYTLGVIFYAMERIPYGHAIWHLFVLIGSVTHFVAIAVYVLPVG; this is translated from the coding sequence ATGAAAAAGACTCAAGCACACCCATACAGCCCACGAGAAGAGATCGCCAACTCGATCACACACGGGATTGGTGTCTTCCTGAGCATCGCCGGACTGGCGACGTTGGTGACGCTGGCCTCGCTGGGCGGCGACCCGTGGAGGATCGTCAGCTTCAGCATCTACGGCGCGACGCTCGTGGTGCTGTACCTTTGCTCGACGCTGTACCACAGCTTCAAGGCCCCACGCGTCAAAGCCGTCTTTCGCGTCCTCGACCACATCTCGATCTTCCTGCTGATCGCCGGCAGCTACACGCCGTTCGTGCTGGTCGAGCTACGCGGCCCTTGGGGGTGGTCGATCTTCGGCGTCGTGTGGGGCCTGGCGCTGGTCGGCGTGATACTCAAGGTCTTTCACACGGGCCGCTACGAGGCGGTCTCGATTACAATCTACATCCTGATGGGGTGGCTGATCGTCATTGCACTGAAGCCGCTGCTCGCCGCGGTGCCGGTGGGGTGCTTCGTCTGGATGCTTGTTGGAGGATTAGCATATACGCTCGGCGTGATCTTCTACGCCATGGAGCGCATTCCATACGGGCACGCGATCTGGCACCTGTTTGTGCTGATCGGCAGCGTCACGCACTTTGTCGCGATCGCGGTTTACGTGCTGCCCGTCGGGTAG